The window ATGTTATGGAGCATGTGCTTTCTCCTCGTGATGTTCTAATGGAGTCATGGAGCAGGCTTGATGAAAAAGGTCTTGTTTATATCGAAGTACCGGATGCATCGATGTATGGAGAATTCAGCAGGTTTCCCCTGTCGGAACTCTATCTTGAGCATGTAAACCACTTCGATCTTGAACATCTTAAAATGACAGCGGAAAGCATGGGATTTTCAACTGTCGAAACAGGAGATAAAATTCTTGAAGAAGGTACTGATGCTGCGGTTCCCTGTATCTATGGTTTGTTTCGTAAATCGGAAAGAAAAGCAGAAATAAAACCAGAACCGAAACTCGCGTCGGTTTTAAAAAGATATTTCTCAGAATGTGAGAAATCCAGGCTTTACGGAGTTATAAAAGAGATTGCTTTATCGGGAAAACCGGTTTATGTATGGGGGCTTTCACAGTATGCTCAGTTGCTCCTTGGACAGACCTCACTGGGGGATTGCTGTATTAAAGCCTATGTAGATGGCGATGTTCACAAGCAGTCGAAGACAATAGGTGGAATGAGGATATTTCCACCTGATGTGCTCAAAGAGGCTCTGCCTTCAGATTATGTTGTACTCACAGGAATAAATTACCGGA of the Fibrobacter sp. genome contains:
- a CDS encoding methyltransferase domain-containing protein; translation: MESTACTSIRKCPSCSGERAEILTGLRFRVFDDCPLEGSFSFVSCLSCGFCYYDTPSRTEAFENYYRGNAYYFSAATAGSGGCSEGEIKRYERTADCISRHIDGKDRNIFDIGCGKGGLLLTLKSKGFSNLYAVDALPECVEYIRNNLGIISDVGRAEKLPFPGITPDCLIYSHVMEHVLSPRDVLMESWSRLDEKGLVYIEVPDASMYGEFSRFPLSELYLEHVNHFDLEHLKMTAESMGFSTVETGDKILEEGTDAAVPCIYGLFRKSERKAEIKPEPKLASVLKRYFSECEKSRLYGVIKEIALSGKPVYVWGLSQYAQLLLGQTSLGDCCIKAYVDGDVHKQSKTIGGMRIFPPDVLKEALPSDYVVLTGINYR